The Candoia aspera isolate rCanAsp1 chromosome 6, rCanAsp1.hap2, whole genome shotgun sequence genome has a segment encoding these proteins:
- the FAM43A gene encoding protein FAM43A, giving the protein MRGRPGLRRAPPAEDREQQQQRPGPAAPSGDGGGAAMLPWKRHKFELLAADEDCQQQQRRRRRERQQPAGPPCVCSPPAGKAKDRCQAGAGSLPCSAALGSLARACPAESALSRVGSLFRSKRKKFRVSSEAPTYTALYLGNATTLQAKGEGCTDAAVGKIWAKSEAGRHGTKMKLTIGPQGIRMAPAVAAEAACRPGHLYLLHRVTYCVADPRLPRLFAWIYRHEVKHKAVLLRCHAVLVSKAEKARAMALLLYQTSAAALAEFRRLKKRADARHQQLQQVGPGADGAIPLVPLRKLLLHGPGGCYKPPVERSRSAPKLGSITEDLLGEELEERAAGPGCANGSRDQDCEDDEDEDEDELLAPLDEDDGDGAAPAAPSLGQLICGLGALAIGNDVALLRADLRVTRLLSGESTGSESSIESNGHEGGGGGGSSPPPPLQPCHSPEPDCG; this is encoded by the coding sequence ATGCGCGGGCGGCCGGGGCTGCGACGGGCGCCTCCAGCTGAGGAccgggagcagcagcagcagcgccctGGACCGGCTGCGCCGTCGGGAGACGGCGGGGGCGCCGCGATGCTGCCCTGGAAAAGGCACAAGTTCGAGCTGCTGGCCGCGGACGAGGactgccagcagcagcagcggcggcggcggcgggagcggCAGCAGCCGGCGGGGCCGCCCTGCGTCTGCTCCCCGCCGGCGGGGAAGGCCAAGGACCGCTGCCAGGCGGGCGCCGGGAGCCTGCCCTGCTCCGCGGCCCTGGGCTCGTTGGCGCGCGCCTGCCCGGCCGAGAGTGCGCTCTCCCGAGTGGGCAGCCTGTTCCGCTCCAAGCGCAAGAAGTTCCGCGTGAGCAGCGAGGCTCCCACCTACACGGCGCTCTACCTGGGCAACGCCACCACGCTGCAGGCTAAAGGCGAGGGCTGCACCGACGCGGCGGTGGGCAAGATCTGGGCCAAGAGCGAGGCCGGCCGGCACGGCACCAAGATGAAGCTAACCATCGGGCCGCAGGGCATCCGCATGGCGCCCGCGGTCGCGGCCGAGGCAGCCTGTCGCCCCGGCCACCTCTACCTGCTGCACCGCGTCACCTACTGCGTGGCGGACCCGCGCCTGCCGCGCCTCTTCGCCTGGATCTACCGCCACGAGGTGAAGCACAAGGCGGTGCTGCTCCGCTGCCACGCCGTGCTGGTCTCCAAGGCGGAGAAGGCCCGCGCCATGGCGCTGCTGCTGTACCAGACTTCGGCGGCGGCGCTGGCCGAGTTCCGCCGCCTGAAGAAGCGCGCCGACGCGCGGCACCAGCAACTCCAGCAGGTGGGCCCTGGGGCCGACGGCGCCATCCCACTGGTGCCCCTCCGCAAACTGCTGCTGCACGGGCCGGGCGGCTGCTACAAGCCGCCCGTCGAGCGAAGCCGCAGCGCGCCCAAGCTGGGCTCCATCACCGAGGACTTGCTGGGGGAGGAGCTGGAGGAGCGCGCCGCCGGCCCGGGCTGCGCCAACGGCAGCCGGGACCAGGACTGCGAGGACGACGAGGACGAAGACGAGGACGAGCTGCTGGCCCCGCTGGACGAGGACGACGGGGACGGCGCGGCGCCCGCGGCGCCCAGCCTGGGTCAGCTCATCTGCGGGCTGGGCGCACTGGCCATCGGCAACGACGTGGCGCTCCTCCGCGCCGACCTGCGCGTCACCCGCCTCCTCTCGGGCGAGAGCACCGGCAGCGAGTCCTCCATCGAGAGCAACGGACACGAGGGAGGCGGCGGGGGTGGCtcttcgccgccgccgcccttgCAGCCCTGCCACAGCCCGGAGCCCGACTGCGGCTGA